The Silene latifolia isolate original U9 population chromosome X, ASM4854445v1, whole genome shotgun sequence genome contains the following window.
tgaagcatgctctcggttttgggattcgaaacatcatgttttcattttcccgaaaggcgaaatttgtcctcttgccgaagcaGTAGGAaccattggtgggtggtcgggttgtgttccggtacttcctccgactcggttgtgttataaggagaagtttTGTTCGATGTTGGGTTTGTCAACAATTCAAGTCATCCTAAAGGATGTCTTACATGGCACACGTGGTTTACAGGGTATTGCATgtgcccggggggattcaacccctcgtctTATAGTATTCAATGGTTGGTTAATTATGCAGAGGGGATTGCAGACTAGGGAGAAGATGGAGCATCTGGGGATTTGTACAATTGATAGCTGTGTCTTATGTGACCAAGCTGTTGAGACTCACACCCACCTGTTTAGGTCCTGCAGTTATAGCTCTCAAATTATTACTGGAATTGAGCAGTGGCTGCACTTGCAGTTCCATCACCAGAATGGCTACTCTAAGTTGCAGAAAGCTGTGTGCAGGATGGCTTGTATGGCCTGCTGGTACTACATTTGGCGGGAAAGGAACACTTGCAGATTGAACCTTGCTCTTACTTTACCTGCTAAGAAGATAACTGATCTGAAGCATTGCATTAGGGCTCGTCTGTTGCAAAAGATTAGTCCTAGAATGCCTAATAGGGATAAAGATTGGCTGCAGCATTTAGATATCCATTTGTAATTCATTTAGTCTGTTGCCGTTTGTAATAGCACTAACATCTGTACTCCATGTCCTATGTTTTGTTTAATAAAAGCTTACATTataccccaaaaaaaaaaaaagtcaagtcaactttctccttgctcctcatagtgtggatatgttggctcttatcaacgtTTTCTCGAAtcggttggatgtcaatgtttcggaggtggctaggagaagggctcttgccttttgccttgtccatgcatacctctttgttgacgctttgaagaaggaggggccaaaat
Protein-coding sequences here:
- the LOC141619034 gene encoding uncharacterized protein LOC141619034; this encodes MLGLSTIQVILKDVLHGTRGLQGIACARGDSTPRLIVFNGWLIMQRGLQTREKMEHLGICTIDSCVLCDQAVETHTHLFRSCSYSSQIITGIEQWLHLQFHHQNGYSKLQKAVCRMACMACWYYIWRERNTCRLNLALTLPAKKITDLKHCIRARLLQKISPRMPNRDKDWLQHLDIHL